Proteins from one Pseudomonas bijieensis genomic window:
- a CDS encoding UxaA family hydrolase → MNPPSSLLVLTPGDDVAVARGDIAEGQQLNADGIALVARQPIPSGHKIALRRALAGQRVLKYGQTIGQATQDIEPGDHVHVHNLDMPTTNAEQSVQNVYIPTVLSGEPATFEGFVRDDGRVGTRNYIGVVSSVNCSATVCKHIANAFSAERLKDFPNVDGVVAITHGSGCGMGATGEGIDILKRTLRGYADHPNFAGVLLIGLGCEVNQLIPLMDELGDRPAPLKASLIIQDAGGTREAVQRGIAHIEQMLPIINDLQRTVVAASHLSVGLQCGGSDGYSGITANPALGAAVDLLVRNGGTAILSETPEIYGAEHLLTARAASADISAKLMTRIRWWEAYVRHNDGDMNNNPSPGNKAGGITTILEKSLGAVAKAGASGLMGVYQYAETVDTQGLVFMDTPGYDPVSATGQVAGGANLICFTTGRGSTYGCKPTPSLKIATNTRLFQRMELDMDFNAGGIVDGLESVAEAGERLFQLMLDTASGRRTCSEENGLGDNEFVPWQIGAVM, encoded by the coding sequence ATGAACCCGCCGTCTTCTTTGCTTGTTTTAACCCCCGGTGATGATGTTGCCGTAGCTCGAGGCGATATTGCCGAAGGGCAACAGCTGAACGCCGACGGCATCGCGCTGGTCGCCCGGCAGCCGATTCCGTCCGGCCACAAGATCGCCCTGCGCCGGGCGCTGGCAGGCCAGCGAGTACTCAAGTATGGCCAGACCATCGGCCAGGCGACACAGGACATCGAGCCTGGCGATCATGTCCACGTGCACAACCTGGACATGCCCACGACCAATGCCGAACAGAGCGTGCAGAACGTTTATATACCTACCGTGCTCAGCGGTGAGCCGGCGACGTTCGAGGGTTTCGTGCGCGATGATGGGCGCGTTGGTACCCGCAACTACATCGGGGTTGTTTCCAGCGTCAACTGCTCGGCAACCGTGTGCAAACACATCGCCAATGCCTTCTCTGCCGAACGCCTGAAAGACTTTCCCAACGTCGATGGCGTCGTGGCAATTACCCATGGCAGCGGCTGTGGCATGGGGGCCACGGGTGAAGGCATCGATATCCTCAAGCGCACCTTGCGCGGTTATGCCGATCACCCCAACTTCGCTGGCGTGTTATTGATCGGCCTGGGTTGCGAGGTCAACCAACTCATCCCCTTGATGGATGAGCTCGGCGATCGCCCAGCGCCGCTCAAGGCCAGCCTGATCATTCAGGACGCCGGCGGTACTCGCGAAGCCGTGCAACGTGGCATCGCCCATATCGAACAGATGCTGCCAATCATCAACGATCTCCAGCGTACTGTCGTTGCAGCCAGCCACCTGAGCGTCGGCTTGCAATGTGGCGGTTCGGACGGTTACTCAGGCATTACTGCTAATCCAGCACTCGGCGCCGCTGTAGACCTGCTGGTGCGAAATGGCGGCACCGCCATTCTGTCGGAAACACCGGAAATCTATGGCGCCGAACACCTGCTGACGGCACGCGCCGCCTCCGCTGACATCTCGGCAAAATTGATGACGCGGATCCGTTGGTGGGAAGCCTACGTGCGCCACAACGACGGTGACATGAACAACAATCCCTCGCCAGGCAACAAGGCCGGGGGCATTACCACCATCCTAGAGAAATCCCTGGGTGCCGTGGCGAAAGCCGGAGCCAGTGGGTTGATGGGCGTCTACCAATACGCGGAAACGGTCGATACCCAGGGTCTGGTGTTCATGGACACGCCCGGCTACGACCCCGTGTCCGCGACCGGCCAGGTGGCGGGCGGCGCGAATCTCATCTGCTTCACCACGGGCCGCGGTTCGACTTACGGGTGCAAGCCCACGCCCTCCTTGAAAATCGCCACCAACACTCGCCTGTTCCAACGCATGGAGCTGGACATGGACTTCAACGCCGGAGGCATTGTCGATGGCCTGGAGTCGGTGGCCGAGGCCGGTGAACGGTTGTTCCAATTGATGCTCGATACCGCTTCCGGACGCCGCACCTGCAGTGAAGAAAACGGTTTGGGCGATAACGAGTTTGTGCCTTGGCAGATTGGCGCGGTGATGTGA
- a CDS encoding zinc-dependent alcohol dehydrogenase, whose amino-acid sequence MRALTYHGAHSVKVDTVADPILVDSDDIILRVTATAICGSDLHLYRGKIPAVEHGDIFGHEFMGIVEETGSAVTAVQPGDRVVIPFVIACGSCFFCQMDLFAACETTNTGRGAILNKKAIAPGAALFGFSHLYGGIPGGQAEYVRVPKANTGPFKVPGTLSDEKVLFLSDILPTAFQAVTNTGIGKGSSIAIYGAGPVGLLSAACARMLGADQIFMVDHHPYRLAYAQQTYGVIPINFDEDDDPADTIIRQTRGMRGVDGVVDAVGFEAKGSTTETVLATLKLEGSSGKALRQCIAAVRRGGVVSVPGVYAGFIHGFLFGDAFDKGLTFKMGQTHVQRYLPELLGHIETGRLSPEVIISHRMSLEQAAEGYKLFDKKQEDCRKVILTPGSPHVALPEGDVPNGAMALT is encoded by the coding sequence ATGAGAGCACTCACCTATCACGGTGCCCACAGTGTGAAAGTCGATACGGTCGCCGACCCCATTCTGGTGGACAGCGACGACATCATTCTGCGCGTTACCGCAACGGCGATTTGCGGTTCCGACCTGCACCTCTATCGCGGGAAAATTCCCGCCGTCGAGCACGGCGATATCTTCGGACATGAGTTCATGGGCATCGTCGAGGAAACGGGTTCAGCGGTGACCGCAGTGCAACCCGGCGACCGTGTGGTGATTCCATTCGTGATCGCCTGCGGCAGCTGTTTTTTCTGCCAGATGGATCTGTTCGCCGCTTGTGAAACCACCAACACCGGGCGTGGCGCGATCCTGAACAAGAAGGCCATTGCACCGGGCGCGGCGCTTTTCGGTTTCAGCCATCTGTACGGCGGCATACCGGGCGGCCAAGCCGAGTACGTACGTGTTCCAAAGGCCAACACCGGGCCGTTCAAGGTACCGGGGACCCTGTCGGACGAAAAGGTCCTGTTCCTCTCGGACATCTTGCCGACCGCGTTTCAAGCGGTCACCAACACCGGGATCGGCAAGGGTTCGAGTATCGCGATCTACGGCGCCGGGCCCGTCGGTCTGTTGAGTGCCGCTTGCGCGCGGATGCTGGGCGCCGACCAGATCTTCATGGTCGATCATCATCCCTATCGCCTGGCCTACGCGCAGCAAACCTACGGCGTGATTCCGATCAACTTCGATGAAGACGACGACCCTGCCGACACGATCATTCGTCAGACCAGAGGCATGCGCGGCGTGGACGGTGTGGTCGATGCGGTGGGCTTCGAGGCCAAGGGCAGCACCACCGAAACGGTACTGGCCACGCTCAAGCTCGAAGGCAGCAGCGGCAAGGCGCTGCGCCAATGCATCGCGGCAGTCAGGCGTGGCGGTGTGGTGAGCGTGCCGGGGGTGTATGCCGGCTTCATCCACGGTTTCCTGTTTGGCGATGCGTTCGACAAAGGCCTGACCTTCAAGATGGGCCAGACCCACGTGCAGCGTTATCTGCCCGAACTGCTTGGCCATATCGAGACCGGTCGTTTGTCCCCTGAGGTGATCATCAGCCACCGGATGTCGCTGGAGCAGGCCGCCGAGGGCTACAAGCTTTTCGACAAGAAGCAGGAGGATTGCAGGAAGGTCATTTTGACGCCGGGCAGCCCGCACGTGGCGTTGCCGGAGGGTGATGTGCCGAATGGTGCGATGGCGCTGACTTGA
- a CDS encoding zinc-binding alcohol dehydrogenase family protein: MLTVICNEPGSLTAIEREKPLRKPGEVLIRVKRVGVCGTDLHIFTGNQPYLEYPRVMGHEFSGVVEEPDSASDLAIGDVVYVMPYLSCGTCIACRQGKTNCCTRIQVLGVHCDGAFTEYLSVPHQFVHKAVGVTLDQAAMIEFLSIGAHAVRRSNVQASKRALVVGTGPIGMAAAIFASLRGAQVTVLDTREDRLAFCKQHLDIHAAVQIGEGDKQALAELTEGDFFDVVFDATGNARAMERGFEFIAHGGTYVMISVVRDSITFSDPEFHKREATLMGSRNATQEDFRHVEECLRNGLIPDAALNTHRLTLSDVAHSFSTLLDPKQGVVKAIIEC, translated from the coding sequence ATGCTGACTGTCATCTGTAACGAACCCGGCTCGTTAACCGCCATCGAGCGCGAAAAACCGCTCAGGAAACCGGGCGAGGTCCTCATCCGGGTCAAGCGCGTCGGGGTCTGCGGCACTGACCTGCATATCTTCACCGGCAACCAGCCCTACCTCGAATACCCGCGTGTCATGGGTCATGAGTTTTCCGGGGTTGTAGAAGAGCCGGACAGCGCCAGCGACCTCGCCATCGGTGATGTTGTCTACGTGATGCCCTACCTTTCCTGCGGAACCTGCATCGCCTGCCGCCAGGGCAAGACCAACTGCTGCACCCGTATTCAAGTGTTGGGGGTTCATTGCGACGGGGCGTTCACCGAATACCTGAGCGTACCCCACCAATTCGTACACAAGGCCGTGGGGGTTACCCTCGATCAGGCGGCGATGATCGAGTTCCTGTCCATCGGCGCTCATGCTGTGCGGCGCTCAAATGTCCAGGCGAGTAAACGCGCACTGGTGGTCGGCACCGGGCCGATCGGCATGGCGGCGGCGATCTTCGCCAGCCTGCGCGGGGCGCAAGTCACTGTCCTGGATACCCGTGAAGATCGTCTTGCGTTTTGTAAGCAACACTTGGATATCCACGCGGCCGTGCAAATCGGCGAAGGTGACAAGCAGGCCCTGGCCGAACTGACAGAGGGCGATTTTTTCGACGTGGTGTTCGATGCCACGGGCAATGCCCGGGCCATGGAGCGCGGGTTCGAGTTCATCGCCCACGGCGGCACCTACGTGATGATTTCGGTGGTACGGGACTCCATCACCTTTTCCGACCCGGAGTTTCACAAGCGTGAAGCCACGCTGATGGGCAGTCGCAACGCCACCCAGGAAGACTTCCGGCACGTGGAAGAATGCTTGCGCAACGGATTGATCCCGGACGCCGCCCTGAACACCCATCGACTGACACTCAGCGACGTCGCCCATTCGTTCAGCACCTTGCTCGACCCCAAGCAGGGTGTCGTCAAAGCAATCATCGAGTGCTAG
- the treA gene encoding alpha,alpha-trehalase TreA — protein MRPMDFTSLSLAALLCAACSSQPAATWSYEDAQGRANLPPDQAYPELFEAVQRGQLFTDQKHFVDALPKRDPAKIRADYLARRGSDGFDLKTFVQDNFIESGEAQSPASKPGASIEEHIDNLWPVLSRSYSQVPQYSSLLPLPQPYVVPGGRFREMYYWDSYFTMLGLEQSGERARVRQMTDNFAYMIDTYGHIPNGNRTYYLSRSQPPFFAYMVELQARIEGDQAYGRYLPQLQKEYAYWMDGAQTLKSGTAAKHVVKLADGSVLNRYWDASPTPRQESWLQDVKTAEQAPDRPKEEVWRDLRAGAESGWDFSSRWLGDGQDLATIRTTSIVPVDLNSLIYHLERTIAKACETVHNTPCVQAYGQRAERRQHAIEQYLWSAEKGFYVDYDWQQNQQRQPLTAAALFPLFTGLASTEHANRTADAVREGLLRPGGIATTQVNNGQQWDEPNGWAPLQWVAVEGLDRYQQTALAQQIGSGFLQQVQNLYRKENKLVEKYDLSGRGDGGGGGEYELQDGFGWTNGVTLKLMGKYGATPLTTRP, from the coding sequence ATGCGACCAATGGATTTCACCAGCCTATCCCTCGCCGCGCTGCTCTGCGCGGCTTGCTCAAGCCAACCGGCCGCGACATGGAGTTATGAAGATGCCCAGGGGCGAGCCAATCTGCCGCCCGACCAGGCCTACCCTGAGCTGTTCGAAGCGGTGCAACGCGGGCAGCTTTTCACTGACCAGAAACACTTCGTGGATGCGCTGCCCAAGCGTGATCCTGCGAAAATCCGCGCCGATTACCTGGCTCGCCGGGGCAGCGATGGCTTTGATCTGAAAACTTTCGTGCAAGACAATTTCATCGAATCCGGCGAGGCGCAAAGCCCGGCATCGAAACCTGGCGCTTCGATCGAAGAACACATCGACAACCTCTGGCCGGTGTTGAGCCGCAGCTACAGCCAGGTGCCGCAATACAGCAGTTTGCTGCCGTTGCCGCAACCCTATGTGGTGCCGGGCGGGCGCTTTCGCGAGATGTACTACTGGGATTCCTACTTCACCATGCTGGGGCTCGAGCAAAGCGGTGAGAGGGCCCGGGTTCGCCAGATGACCGACAATTTCGCCTACATGATCGATACGTACGGCCATATCCCCAATGGCAATCGCACCTACTACCTGAGCCGGTCGCAGCCGCCATTCTTTGCCTATATGGTGGAGTTGCAGGCACGTATCGAAGGCGATCAGGCCTATGGGCGATACCTGCCACAGTTGCAGAAGGAATATGCCTATTGGATGGACGGAGCCCAGACGCTCAAGTCTGGGACGGCCGCCAAGCACGTGGTCAAACTGGCCGATGGCAGTGTGCTCAATCGCTATTGGGATGCCAGCCCGACGCCTCGCCAGGAGTCCTGGCTGCAAGACGTCAAGACTGCCGAGCAGGCGCCGGACAGGCCCAAGGAGGAGGTCTGGCGTGATTTGCGTGCTGGCGCCGAAAGCGGCTGGGACTTCAGTTCTCGCTGGTTGGGCGATGGCCAGGACCTGGCGACCATCCGCACTACATCCATTGTGCCGGTGGACCTGAACAGCCTGATCTATCACCTGGAGCGCACCATCGCCAAAGCCTGCGAAACCGTCCACAACACACCATGCGTGCAGGCTTATGGGCAGCGCGCCGAACGGCGTCAGCATGCTATCGAGCAGTATTTGTGGAGTGCTGAAAAAGGCTTCTACGTGGACTACGACTGGCAGCAAAACCAACAACGCCAGCCACTCACCGCCGCTGCGCTTTTTCCGCTGTTTACCGGCCTGGCCTCCACCGAGCACGCCAATCGCACCGCCGACGCGGTACGCGAAGGCCTGCTGCGCCCCGGCGGCATCGCCACCACCCAGGTCAACAATGGCCAGCAGTGGGATGAGCCCAACGGCTGGGCACCGCTGCAATGGGTGGCGGTGGAGGGGCTGGACCGCTACCAGCAAACGGCACTGGCGCAGCAGATTGGCAGTGGTTTTTTGCAGCAGGTCCAGAACCTCTACCGCAAGGAGAACAAGCTGGTAGAGAAATACGATTTATCCGGGCGTGGCGATGGCGGAGGAGGCGGCGAATATGAGTTGCAGGACGGCTTTGGCTGGACCAACGGGGTGACGCTGAAACTGATGGGCAAGTATGGCGCAACCCCTCTCACCACCAGGCCGTAG